AGACAAAGTTCAGCCAATTCCAGAAATAATTTAACATAGGAACAAAAAGCGTATTCCATTTCACTGCTCATGTCATCTTCTTTCTGGAAATGACTATATTAGGAGGaaggcatttgtttttaaaagtgtcaTATTATCCCTGGTGACAGGTTAACAAATAGGAATCCCAACACTAGCACAGAGCCATGATAGCCTATTGAATTCTGATGCCCAAAATCAGACCTTTTAGCATGCACAGTTTTGAAACGAGAAAAGATATCATGGCAAGAGAAGCATGTGGATGAAGTGGAAATACTAGGAAACTGGTGTTGAAGTTAGCTTGACAAATATGCAGCCTAAAAATTTGCAGCTGACATTTTGATAAACAACTTAGAGGcctgaaaacaaatttatctGTACACAACGGAGCAGATGGGATgctaaaggaagaagaaaagtattGGTCGGCTGTCAGGAACAGCTGTTTGCTTGAGAAGCTGAAAGATAGTCCCATGAAAACAGAGAAGGGAGAGTGAAAACACACAAGTCCTTTGAGATGGTCCATTGCTGCCAGTAGCTGTCCTTATAAAGTCCCACAACACCCAGCAGTATGCTTTGGGTTGATAATATTGTCTGTATAGGTGGCCAATTCACACATCTTTATGTGTGCAATCTTCCTCCTATCTTCAGTTATAACTCACTGTAATTTGCAGCCTTGGGGAAGTAGTATCAAAGATACAAGCAACAAGTTAGAGATTACTTTTTATAATTtgcattttctaattttattatttcatggGTTTTTTGGCTTAAGTTTCTTTTTCCGATTCAGTGTTTCTCAAAGCACTACTAATTTTGAGAGTGCTGTAGTCCATGTCTAAGACTTGCACCCTTCTAGCATGTTTTGCACAAAGTTCTTGCTCTTGCAGCAGGTTAACTGTGTTCAACACTACAAACTCAGCTTCACCCATCAAACCCAAATCTTTACTGTAACACACAGTATGGCCTCCTGATGTGGTATGTCTGTCAGTTTTCAACAGTACTAGAAAATCAATAATCTAGTAGAAAGCCACAGTATAGTTTGCttctaaaaatattctaaaagacAAGCTTTCAGCTTTTCACATGTGCAAGATGAGACTTTGTCTTTCCTGTGAGTTAATTCTGCTCTAGAAGACAGCCAGCTCTAGTTCTACCAAACTTTTTATTCATGCCTATGCTGTACATGCTTGCAATGACAGCATATGGGAATATCTCCCTATCTGTATGTAAAAGTAGTTGCTCTGCTGAATCCATCGTACAATGGATTCATATTTGTGCAGTAATTCTGAAAGTCAAGACAAGCAGTCTGAACAGAGATTACCTGAGCAGTGCAAGAGAAAGCTGGTTGGTATTTTTATGACAATAATTAAATAGCTCATTTGCTAAGTACACTGCTGCtgcacaaaacaaaactgcaagaTGAAAATATGCTGCCCAGTTTACTTACAGGTAGAAAGAATCATGTCCGTTTGTCCGCttatattcaaataaaaatgcaaacctCTCTTCATCAGTTGTGCCAGTAAAACAGCCCTAGCTGAGCTCTTTGCTCCGATATGAAACATGGTAAATCACAAATACTTCTTGACCCCGCctacttaccttttttttaaaaaaaagacaagcccCAAACAGACTAGATATTAATCtcacatctgttaaaaaaaaaaaagtgaaagaagtgTCTGCTTTCTAGTATCTCAcacacattttacagaaaaaactATTAAACTGTAGTCAGTAGGGctaagtatttcttaaaaaaaaaaaaaaggaaaaaatacagcagatgTAAATCACAGCATTTGGTTCTGtccagatgattttttttgaCCACAATGTTTGAAAAAATTCAGTTATAATATAAAGGGGAAGAAGGACTGAAGTTGCTTAAGGATGAGCGAGCTCATCCCGAAGAAATGATGGTGCGGTATTTCAACCTGCCTTTAAAGACATCGGGAGAGTCAGCAAGACAGCTGCCTCCAGAGGTGTTCTGATCCTTTCCAAAATTAACCATCTAAGGCTACATTCAACTACAAAAATGCTTTTATCTAAAAACTAGGTGCCTCACAGTTCCTGGCATCCTAAGTAAGTATCAAACCCAATGGCAGGTACACAGAAGTTATCCTCAGGTACTAGGAAGAGGCAGGCAAAGGTGGCCAATTCAAAGCACCCACCTCAATGAGTAAACTGCTGCCAAAAGTCAGCAGTTAGCGTGTGTTTTAtcatataaattaataataaatatataattattgtATAGAAACAGGCTTaaggatgatcttagaggtcttttccaacctcaatgattctatgattctatggaaacTATTAATCTCCTGATTTGCCTATGCTTCATTTGTGTTTTAAGGGAGACATTACTTACTACTGTAGAATTCCTCATGACGTAGTGTCAAAAGTGTTGGCAATGCCATACTTTGCAGTGTCTCCACTGAGAAACTGGGGTGTAAAGGAGCAGTTAGGGAAGGAAAGACGAGCTCAGCTTACCTTAGATCTTCCATGTTCCTTTTTCTACTACAGGTAGAAAACCCTAGATTTTCCCCTTTAACAATACATGTGGTTGAGTAATGATTGGGTAGTGGTTTGGACTCAACACTTTGACAGGTTTGTTTGCATAGTTGCGATCATCTTCTGAGATTTTGtcattaagaaaaaggaaatagcaatttacatcttttctgacagcttgtAACTTTTCAATGGAATAgcatgagaaaaggaaaacatttcttccaagAAACAAGAGGCTTCCTCCTTTTGAACATCAGGGTTTAGACAAAGCATCTCCAAAATTGATTACAGAAATACTCAAATGCAGCAACGACAGAACGTATTAAGCCAACGATAGTTACCTTTAATAACTTGATTGGAAATACACTGCACCATAGCCCTCTCTGCCCGcttgcaaaaaaaattttaaaaaagtttttgtgCAATCTATTTTCTATTACACTTGGCAcaagtaacaaaagaaaaagaaaacatgtaataGAATTACTCAGGAGGTGGCTACAGCAAAACTGAAGTGCAAATACTCCTCACATCCACTGGTACAAAGTCAGGTTAATTGAAACAGGCTTCAGCAAGGCTGTGGAGACATTAGCCTCTAGCAGAGGGAAAAGGGCATGGAACTTCTAAAGAGAGTTCAGGCATTTCTGCACTGAACTTTTCATCATGGccaaattcattttaaatatatatatagtagtatgaatatatatttgtatagagtgtgtatacacacatacatggaCTATCGTAACACCGTATTCACATGAACAATGAGTTTGGCTTATGATGCACTGACAGTAAATTATTGGCAACACATTAGTTGTTCCAAACAATAGTTAACATTCAGTTTATTTACATACACATGTAGTATGACATTTTTGTTAAGAACAGAAAGGTTAGATCACTGTACGTACAGATGACAGACAAAGAGGAGCCCTCCTTAAACACACTTGAGAGTGTACTTTCTTTCATTTACAACCCCATGTATCAAGTGGTGTAAGTAAGTGAAGGTAGGACAAATGTGCTTGAAAATTTCAAGAGGAAAACAcactttatataaataaatgcacagaATTTATATATTTACAATACATACagcatataaattattttataattaatccAAAACAAGGTACTATGGTACACTGACAGCCAGTTGTGCTGAATCTTGGACTTATATTTCACAAGTAACATCAAGACTAACGGTGGGAGGTCTCTGGTTGACCAAACAGCCTAGAATGGCTTGGGACATATCACGGCTCAGTTCTGAAGCAAAGCTTTGAGTGTTACACTAAACTGAAGACTGTGCTGTTAACAACCTACTACGTGCAAATGAGAGGCACATTTTGTGCTCTTGATGCATCATAAAACACCCATCAACcaagaaaaacaatgtttctgGAGAATCTCTGGAAACTTTTCAATGTCAGTAAATAGCCATTTATAGATACCTCCAATTTTTAAGCATGCAAatcactactactactactgcttgTGTAAAGAGAAACTCAGAAACATGGACTGTATGTACATGAACCCAACCCAGTAAATGCAAATTAGGCTCCTGGGCTTTGGCCacattctctctcttcctccataaAGAGCTCAACTTGCCAGATATGCAATGCtgacttttcagagaaaagagaGACTGCTAGTATTGCTGAAGATACCGTGCTCATTTCCCAACATCATGTAAAACTCTCCTTGTGCTGGAGTGGATCAGATATTACAGGTTCCCCATACTGTTTAGCAGCATCCAGCAGCCTACAGAATCAagccttttaaaagaaatggtgAAGCCACATGTCTGGAAAGTGGCTTCTTTCCTgtacttctgctgctgttctttttcagaaagaatcTTCACCCTCTGCAATGTCTATGATTGTGTGAAGCAAGTCTTCAAAAGTCGGGCGACCCTCtggtttctaaaaataaaagcacgCACAGCTGTGATCAGAAAGCAACAGAGTTGTGTTGATTTTGATAAGTTATTGGTCTTGATATCATTCTGTGGCAACAAATTTACCGTTTCATTAGATgtacatgcaaaaatatttccttgtgtgGATTTTGGATGTGTCGCTTAATCTCAGTAagtgccaccttttttttttttttttacgctttGGAAAAGCATAAATAGGTTTTGGACTACACTCTTCATATAATTCATTATTTTGCACAGTGctacactttcatttttcttccccatccccaacTCCCCAAATGAATTTCTCCAATCTTTCTTTACACAAGTCGTTCATGCTCTTAAGAATTTTGAGTGTCATTCTCTGAAGCCTCTTTTACTTCAACGTTATTTTTTGGACTCCAAAATGAGACTGCACCATAGGCTTATGCAATGGCATCCTTCATCTACTCTATTTTCCATAGAGTTCCTTATGTGTCATAAcatcctgtttgttttgtttaattatgGCAATACACTGAGGTAGTCTTCGCTGACCCTGCTGACACAGTTAATTTAGCATCTTCTGAATATCTGGGTAACTTGCACTTTTCCTCCGTTTATCAGCCTCTTTAGATTTGTATCACCTGCTGAATTTTGAAGCCTCAGTATTCACTGCCCTCTACAAACCattaataaatttattaaatgaGGACTGAGGTACCTACAGTTAATCATATTTTATGACAAAGATTGACAGTATCTTGCCATTATTTGTGTCCTGTTTGTGACTCGCAAAGGTTCTTTCTCTCCCACGTGATGACTGCTTAGATTTTATTGTTAATAACCCCCGATGaaatcaatacatttttaatcaATTCATTGATGTTCATATAAATCCTATAATGTTCTTTGAATATTAATATGTATTTAACAAATAACTTATCATTATCTTCCAGGTAATTTATTATTCCATTTTAATGACCGTTTCAAGCAGGTTACCaagtacaaataaaatttaatgaTCTGTAGTTTCCTGGCTCCCGTGAATAGATTTTTTGAACTACAGACATATTTGTCATTCCGCAGCCCTCCAGGGCACtgttgtttttaatgtattttttgctgCATAAACCAACTGGTTTGTAAGTTTTAGATCTCCACCAGTTGGTTTGATGACTAATTGCTCTCTGTTCTGGCACCTTCTCCTCCAAGACAAGTGTCAGACAGTATGTCATCTTTATTACTGGAAAAGAACAGTTTTTCCCCAGCACCCCCTGTGGCAAAGACTAACTAGAAATAAGTCACATAGCTCTTTCCATTCTTGGGTTTCCTCAATTGCTCTCTCAAAATTAGAGGCATCTCATTAAATGCACCTATCCTTAGAGACTTTCTTCTTTAAGACCACAAAAACTGTTTTATACTGATTTAGTTGATAAGGTATTAAATTTGTGTTTGCTGCTCCTTTGACCTCTGAAAATTGTACAGTCAGTATCTTTCTGGGTTAGGAGGATTAATAGTACAGcgtatttttatctttctttataAACCTTGGGATTTGTATTTAGATTCAACTGCAACTTAATCTATATTTCCTATATAATTTATAATCAGGTAATGaagtattcctttaaaaatactttcgGTCATTCTGGCATGTTTCTGTAATGATTAATAAACTGAGGCAATATAAAATTAGATTCTCCACCTCTCGGCCATTCTCACCGAATTTTTTTTGCTAGCAATATTTGTATGCAGATATAATCATGACCAGCACAGATTTAGCAATTACTTCATTTTGTTACTAAATGCCTTTGCATACTTAATCCTACAGTCTGTTTACTTCATAGAAATTTCCTCGGTGTTTTTTTCTTATCACAGCTCTAGTTCACTTGCAAAGTCTTAGCAATAAACACATGAATAGCTGAGAGAGCTGGATACAGTCAGAATGCTGCAATAGGGATTAATTGCTGTTGCTAGATTGACCTTTTTtcaattcaaagaaaaaaaaatatatatatacctCCTGCCAGCACATCATCATCATTTCATACACCTGCTTACAGGCTAGTTTGGGCCGATACAAACGATGTCCTTGGCTAACCATTGTTACCACTTCATAGTTGGAGCTTTTTTCAAAGGGCATTTTTCCTTCCGTAAATACCTCCCACAttaaaacacctaaaaaaaaagaaaataaacattaagaaaataagcaaataacttcttaaaaatatatgtttattttgaGCCCTGGGCTCAGGATTTCTGACAGATAAATAGTTTGAGATCCATATTCTAGAAAGTGTTCACATGTGTCATCGCTGAAAACATCTTATTCTAGTAGCATGAGTTTTAATAAATAACAGTTCTAAAGGTCTCTGTGGAACTTTATGCAAGCATAAAACCGTGGTAAACGGTTTCTCTGAGCTTCTTCTCAGATGTCTGAATCCTTCCCAATAACTGGAGCTTAACCGCTATtgataaaatgtaaaaatagtgCTTTCTTTCAACAGTGAACATCTTACCGAATGACCAGACATCTGACTTGCTGCTGAATCGGCTATAATTAAAAACCTCTGGGGGGCACCATTTCACAGGAAATTTAGCCCCTGAGGAGCTTGTGTACTGATCATCAAGGacatacctaaaaaaaaaaaaagaaagaaaaacatgatctCCTTCAGTCAGCCTCCAAGCCTGCAAATTATAATTTAGATTTGGATTTGAATATTAGAAGCTCATATTGCCACCTAATGGCCAAGACTGTTAGCATCACACGATAAAAATAGGTTCTCTGGCGCAGTACTAGGGTTTCAGTCAAGACCCAGTTCATTTTTCTTATGACCTCAGAGTCTTCTCTTGTGATTATTAGTTATACAACACAGGTCTAGGCCACCTGCAAGTTAAATGTCTGTATTACAAGAGAAAAtgatgctctgctctgctctgtttctCACTGGCCAGTCTGAATTCAGATGTCAGGGGACGTGCAAGCTCAGTAGCACAGAAAGGTGGCAAAAGCCAAGAGCAGCATGGTCAAGCCACAGTGCTTTAACACCTTCCTTGTAGGTGCTGCTTTCCACCCCCTGCCTCACCCACACATCACCCACCTGATGTAGCATCCGCGGGTGCTAACAAGGGCAGGAAATTAATCCCTCTCTGGGTCTCAGCACCTCCCAGCACTTCAGCTAGTGAGATGCAACTCTGAACCATCTACCCCGAGAGGACCCCAAACTCACTGAACAGCCTCTTTCTATCATTTGTTTACCAAAATACAGACTAACAACTATTACCTCTGCAGCGTGAGCTCTGCTGTCCGAGACACAAGCTCTAATATGCCTCCTGCATCACTACAAGATTAAAATTTGTAAGATTTTCACAGATGTTACAGAAAGTTGCTAGTAGAAGACCAGTCAGACCACGGAGTCAGTTCAAAGCCAGGCCTCTCATGGTAAGCACTAGACACACTTACTTCTCTAGAGAATAAACTGCCTAGTTTTGATTTCCCAGAGTTAAAATGAGTAAGGAAATCGACACTTGACCACAGAATGAACAAGCTTTAAAGacactggaaataaaatgaacCAAAGGATGTCTTTCCCTAGAGAGGtcagaaaagataatttttgcCTCTAATTTTGCTGGGCGTGTATTGCCTTATGGCTAAGTACAAGGGTTAGGTGAATTTTCCCAAATGCCCACAGATGTGCTTGCACACTCAGCCATACCTTGTCATTCCAAAATCTGACACTTTGACCACTCCTGAGTCACTCACCAAGCAGTTCCTGGCAGCCTGCAAAGAAAATGGTTAGATTCGGATGGAAAACTTGTAGTCTCTTGCAGACAAATTACAACGGTCTAATGAGGACTTTGTCCTCATTGCTTAGCAAGTTCACCAATTTACCAAGTTCATTGGTGTATTCGCATTATAAAAGTACGTGTGCATTTGCTCTTGATAGTACTGTTTTTACAACTAAaccattttgtaaaaaaatcaCCAGCAAAAGTTATCATCTCAAGGGATTCACGAGTGGTGAAAATGGCACCAATACAGAACAGAGATATGCTTTTATATCAGCGCAAATAGCTATTAACTCTTCATAAAAATTTCAGAgagattttattccattttcttgaGAGAGAAGCCTCTATCGTTTTCTGTATAGGGCAATTTTAGAGATTTGATTAGACCCTAAAGAGCCAACTTCAACTACTTATAATTTTCTGCAGGAACAAAAGTAGTTATTTACAAGCAGGCTGTTTCAAAAAAGAATAGGTAAGCTCAAAAATAAAGTTTTCGGAGAAGAGTGTATTGCTTAATGGGATGTTACCAGGTCTCTGTGGATAAAGCTGTTTCTCTCCAGGTACTCCATTCCCTCACATACATCTTGGCACATAGTGAGCAGGACATCTTTACTCAAAACTCCCCGTTTTTGTCTCAGGTAATTGAGAAGGCAGCCATGCTCCATGAACTCTGTCACGATGTAAATAGGTCTCTGTTGTGTGCACACACCATACAGCTGAACTAATTTAGGATGTGTTAGCTTCCTGAAAAGATTGAGATCATGTCATTATTACTTCCTCCACGCAGTGCTAGCTCTCCACCccacaaaactgcaaaaatacCACCTGcctgaagtgttttatttataatCAGTAAACGGCATCAGAGGCCTAGAACTGGCAATAAAAGTGCCAAGCACACAACTCACATCATTACTTTAGCTTCTTCAATGAAATCCTCTTCATACATCGCACCTTCCCGAATTGCCTTGATGGCCACTTTATACTGCGCCCTCCATTTCCCAAGGCGCACCACGCCAAAGAGACCGCTCCCCAGTTCTCTCATGAATGTCAGTTCTGAGGGATTAATTTCCCATTTctctataaaacaaaacaaatgagagCCCATGACTGCTGTACTAGGGAATGTACCAAACTGGTAGGTGACAGGGAGGAGGAAACGGAAATGCTGGATTACTAGCAAATCAGGGAATTCAGGGAgaaaacatcttaaaattaacTTGAAAATGGAGCATTTCTATAtatcacaaaacaaacaaacttttagCTAGACATAACCTTTAGGCAGCTCCTGAGCAACACAGAAGGCAAAACTTAAACTTTCCTGAAGCCGGTAATTACATGCTGGTATCATCAGACTTGATTTCAACAAGCTGCCATCATAGAAAGTTGTGTTAGTGTGTAGCAGCTGCTCACATCACCTGATGTGCCATGCTTAAAACAGGttattccaatttaaaaaaaaaaacaaacaacaaaaactagCCCCTCCACAAAGATCAGAGGGGCCAAGGTTGAGCCAGAAGTCTGGAGGCTTATGAAGGAGCCAAAGGCACAGCTCTTTAATTGGGCAGAGCTCAAGGTGTCCACAAAAGGATGGAGGAAGATGCCAAATTGCCCTGGAGCACCGGCAACATGTTCTGCCTCTCCTCGCTGATGCCCTTGGCACCACACACCTGCCACCAGCTGTCATGCCTTTGCATGCCGATCCTCTGAGCAAGGGTCTCCACGGTACAACTCGGACCCGCGCAAGTTAGTGTAGGcaatcacagtaaaaaaaattaggccttttaaaatttttagaaaatattgtgGCAAATTACATGTATAAAATCATTAGAAAAGCTACATGCAGATTAATATAACATGCAATTACCATAGCTGAATCCTGCCGTTGTTGGTGCTGTTGTCTTCTTTGGGGTCACTGGGTAACGCAGCCTGGTAACAAGACCTGAGGTTCAAAGATAATTCAAGACACAGAGCTTACTTCTGAAATACTGCCAGGCAGCAAATCAGCCACTTGTTCACTGCAAACTGCAACACTGATTAACAATAAGCTTATCATTATATACAGCTTTGACCATACTTTCTGCTATTGCATTGTTTTGACTACTCAAAATGGCTACAAGAGGTACACAAGAGCACTCACTGCATCTAATTTGCCGCTGCTTCTTTACTGGTGAGAGATGGATATAAATATAGGCATACATATTTGTGCTTTACAGTTATGCTGGCACCAACAAAGGCTGAGGACCCCTTTCAGATCAGAAAGATTATCTAAAATGTATACTCTCGATGTTACTTTTGATCATTTCTGTTTCACACATATAAATCCCAGCGGTTTCACGCAGGgattttatatatacaaaataaatgctgCAGGCTAGCTGAATATTCTCCTAAGATCTTGTCAGAACTCAATACACCATAAGGTAAAAGcaatgaagcaattaaaaaacaagTAGTAAAATCAGTTATAATAAGTGAAAAGCAGGGTTATGTTTTGGAGCATATTTTCCAGAATATCAGGAAATGCCAGGTCATCTGAATTAGATATAAACATCTGGAAAATATTGGTCATGAGGGAAACTTAAGCACAGACTGGACTTGAAAGAAATACTATAGTAGTATCTGTGCCTTGAACGTAATTCCTAAACTCTCCCTGTCCCCTCATACAGTGGGCAGACACCAGCATCAGCTATAGATCTGAAGCGTCTAACCTTTACAAAGACTCATCTTTCGGGACTTCCTAAACAAACACATTACTGTTCTCCTCATTTGTTTGCTATATAGGAAGATTAGATCATTTTAAGCGGTGGTGACCTGCAGGTAAAAAGCTACTGCCTGGAGAGCACTCTGGGGAAGTACCATCTCTATCCATCTGCTGTGGGTTACAGGCAGCTGATGGGGACAGGATGTGGAGCTAAATGAATGATTTTTCCTGACTCGATACAGCCGTTCTTCTGTTACTCTGGGGACAGGAACATATTTACATAAAACCTTTCAAATGATTGCCTatattgaaaaaaatgtgaaaatgcagtGTCTCATGACTTCCCTGAAAAAGAAGGATCTATAAAAAAACTAAAAACTTTCATTAAAACCCTAAATGCCTCACACTCCTTTTCAAATCAaccttgacagaaaaaaaatccaattcatCTACCTGCTGCGTTATGTTTATGATACTCAATTATTTCTGGAATGGAGTTAAAGAGATGTTTTTCTGCGAGGTAGTACTGCTTCGGTGACGTCACTGTTTCTTTTATATGGTAGTGTCTTATTCCTGATGAACCTTCtctggaaaaacaacaacaataacaataatatgtCACACGATTCAGAAACAGCTTGAATATCAAAAGATCCTGAGCACTGGTGACTCTCCTTCATCTCAGTGCTCAGACCAAGTTGAAGATTAACCCATAAAAGGTTAATTTTCAGCCTGGtgagctcccagcccagctcaccaTACACCAATGCAAACACTTGGACTGGCAGGAGGGAAAGAGACCAAACGGGGTGGGAAAGCAAGGCCACCTTCTTTGAGTGGCAGTTCAGGTCTACTCTGGATTAAAGCAAATGTGACCTAACCATGGAGTCAAGAAGCTCATTTTAGTCACCCGTCTTTCCTATCACAGCACCCCTCATTTCTTTGTTGAGCTCTCTCCTGGGCTTTCCTCCAGCCCATGGATTTGGAGGTGGATGCAAATGGATTTGGACGAGACAAGgtgtgcagagcagccacagaAACTCACCCTCCAAATTTTGTATAAAGGGAAACTGTATACAGGCCAGGCTGACTTGAGTCTCTCACCACAAAACCACCTTCTTTATCCTAAAATGCAAGCACATTGACAGTTTTGTACAAGCTGTTTTAAGCTGCATGTCTCTTCTACTTGTTCTGTGATTTGTGCATGCCAAAATAAGCATTTGCTTTAATAAAAGAAGCTACTTTACGTGAATTTCACGGTTAATACTGCAGTACAGTATTAGTACTGAGTACAGGCTGCTGTACTCACCTCGTTTCtgaggagctgctctgctttgcttctgttCAGGTTTCTGCTGTACCACCTGCAACACAACATCAGTAACCAAAACTTCTCCGAAGTGTATGATTTCCGTTAGATGCTTAAAGCAAAGTATTACAAAGCTACAGATTCAATAATTTTATGATAACAAAGGTCAACAACTGAActttagtgtaaaaaaaaaagtctctattACGTTGTACAGTTATCCCATAAAAATGCCCTGAAACAAATCCAGTGAGATCCCACAGAAGCCAATGAAGTTCAGGTAAGGGAACtactttttcaggaaaaacactTCTCAAACGCGCACAGGCTGATGGCAGTAGTTGCTCTGAATGGCAGCCCAAGGGCAGGCTGACAGCCCCGTgaaagcagctgcctgcacaccAGTTGAGCcacctgcagagctggctgctagACTGCTATGTCATTCAATAACTTCACGGTTCTGATTTTCCAGGGAGGACCCACCTACCAAAGAGGAGGTCAAAAGTGAATTAAATGTCACAGTTGCACATCCCTGAGCTTGGTGCTGCACGGGCAGGTTGAAGCCGCCACAGAAGCACGACATTTCAGCCAGCTACAGCAaataatataaaaaggaaaaacacgCAGCTCACAAATGGCATTGTGCAATCATTTTGAACTATGCTGTCACGGCGGTAACTGAGTAGGGAAGTGGCACAGCCTCCAATCAAGTTCTGCTGTTCGGAGGTAGTGGTTTCTTGCAGTTGGTAGATGACCTGGAGTAATCCTCCCCTGGACTGCGCAGAGACTCAGAGACTTACAGCCCCAAGGTGGTCAGGCACAAAGTGGCTGGACCAGATAAGGCAGCCcagtttcttccttccttccctttctgctagCCCCGCAGCCCAGCCCAGAGCTCTCAGCAAGAGCCTCTAAGATGGGAAAGCAACAAAGAACAAGTGATTCCCTCTAGTGAAGCTGAGGGCAAAATCCCCAA
This region of Aptenodytes patagonicus chromosome 4, bAptPat1.pri.cur, whole genome shotgun sequence genomic DNA includes:
- the TEC gene encoding tyrosine-protein kinase Tec isoform X1; amino-acid sequence: MNMTTILQEILIKRSQQKKRTSPLNYKERLFVLTKSMLTYYEGRAEKKYRKGSVDISRIKCVEVVKSDGIIPCQNKYPFQVVYDANTLYIFAPSAQSRDQWVRNLKEEIKNNSNIMVKYHPKFWTEGIYQCCRQTEKLAPGCEKYNLFENSVMRLPSPMPEKSTRRPPPPVPPVEENGNKEEEIVVAMYDFEPTEHHDLRLEKGEEYTVIEKNDIHWWKARDKYGKQGYIPSNYVTGKKSNNLDQYEWYSRNLNRSKAEQLLRNEDKEGGFVVRDSSQPGLYTVSLYTKFGGEGSSGIRHYHIKETVTSPKQYYLAEKHLFNSIPEIIEYHKHNAAGLVTRLRYPVTPKKTTAPTTAGFSYEKWEINPSELTFMRELGSGLFGVVRLGKWRAQYKVAIKAIREGAMYEEDFIEEAKVMMKLTHPKLVQLYGVCTQQRPIYIVTEFMEHGCLLNYLRQKRGVLSKDVLLTMCQDVCEGMEYLERNSFIHRDLAARNCLVSDSGVVKVSDFGMTRYVLDDQYTSSSGAKFPVKWCPPEVFNYSRFSSKSDVWSFGVLMWEVFTEGKMPFEKSSNYEVVTMVSQGHRLYRPKLACKQVYEMMMMCWQEKPEGRPTFEDLLHTIIDIAEGEDSF
- the TEC gene encoding tyrosine-protein kinase Tec isoform X2 gives rise to the protein MVKYHPKFWTEGIYQCCRQTEKLAPGCEKYNLFENSVMRLPSPMPEKSTRRPPPPVPPVEENGNKEEEIVVAMYDFEPTEHHDLRLEKGEEYTVIEKNDIHWWKARDKYGKQGYIPSNYVTGKKSNNLDQYEWYSRNLNRSKAEQLLRNEDKEGGFVVRDSSQPGLYTVSLYTKFGGEGSSGIRHYHIKETVTSPKQYYLAEKHLFNSIPEIIEYHKHNAAGLVTRLRYPVTPKKTTAPTTAGFSYEKWEINPSELTFMRELGSGLFGVVRLGKWRAQYKVAIKAIREGAMYEEDFIEEAKVMMKLTHPKLVQLYGVCTQQRPIYIVTEFMEHGCLLNYLRQKRGVLSKDVLLTMCQDVCEGMEYLERNSFIHRDLAARNCLVSDSGVVKVSDFGMTRYVLDDQYTSSSGAKFPVKWCPPEVFNYSRFSSKSDVWSFGVLMWEVFTEGKMPFEKSSNYEVVTMVSQGHRLYRPKLACKQVYEMMMMCWQEKPEGRPTFEDLLHTIIDIAEGEDSF
- the TEC gene encoding tyrosine-protein kinase Tec isoform X3 — its product is MYDFEPTEHHDLRLEKGEEYTVIEKNDIHWWKARDKYGKQGYIPSNYVTGKKSNNLDQYEWYSRNLNRSKAEQLLRNEDKEGGFVVRDSSQPGLYTVSLYTKFGGEGSSGIRHYHIKETVTSPKQYYLAEKHLFNSIPEIIEYHKHNAAGLVTRLRYPVTPKKTTAPTTAGFSYEKWEINPSELTFMRELGSGLFGVVRLGKWRAQYKVAIKAIREGAMYEEDFIEEAKVMMKLTHPKLVQLYGVCTQQRPIYIVTEFMEHGCLLNYLRQKRGVLSKDVLLTMCQDVCEGMEYLERNSFIHRDLAARNCLVSDSGVVKVSDFGMTRYVLDDQYTSSSGAKFPVKWCPPEVFNYSRFSSKSDVWSFGVLMWEVFTEGKMPFEKSSNYEVVTMVSQGHRLYRPKLACKQVYEMMMMCWQEKPEGRPTFEDLLHTIIDIAEGEDSF